From Hydractinia symbiolongicarpus strain clone_291-10 chromosome 12, HSymV2.1, whole genome shotgun sequence, one genomic window encodes:
- the LOC130622087 gene encoding uncharacterized protein LOC130622087 produces the protein MACKSLRERVELVFENENFDELPQIYAELNKKFKCNSVLPSTDVLQKQLTFGFIQRNCHAEYYLPAYVKAKKDGCAITLKSQVNGNCLYSSMALCLFGKNVMVDDLRILVSVELMMNASFYCKHPLFSSILALPESLFKSMEDILNMSVCNSAFNTDKKQEDLVKEVAILNLVDRKYCSFLAMLALSSVTNRNIFSYYPDYGCKKAQMLFNQLIEPRQPSSAFAIHILFCYEGLLPSRENFAPNHFVPIIFKQIHKRKSGSAADTKVLSPPVKRQTRFFPDAQATGKLSLVKPVIK, from the exons ATGGCTTGCAAGAGCTTGAGAGAGCGTGTGgagttagtttttgaaaacgaaaattttGATGAGCTACCTCAAATTTACGCcgaattaaataaaaagtttaaatgtaattctgttttgccatctactgacgtgttgcaaaaacaacttacttttggttttatccaaagaaATTGCCATGCAGAATACTACCTTCCTGCCTATGTGAAAGCAAAGAAGGATGGTTGCGCAATTACGTTGAA GTCTCAGGTCAATGGAAATTGCCTGTACAGTTCTATGGCGTTGTGTTTGTTTGGGAAAAATGTGATGGTTGACGACTTACGAATTCTTGTGTCAGTGGAGCTAATGATGAATGCTAGCTTTTACTGTAAGCATCCTCTATTTTCTTCTATCCTTGCTCTTCCAGAAAGTCTCTTTAAATCTATGGAAGATATTCTCAATATGTCTGTCTGCAATTCTGCATTTAACACAgacaaaaaacaagaagactTAGTTAAGGAGGTAgccattttaaatttagtagATCGGAAATATTGTtcctttcttgctatgcttgctCTGTCATCTGTCACAAACAggaatatattttcttattaccCAGATTATGGATGCAAAAAAGCTCAAATGTTGTTTAACCAATTAATAGAGCCTAGACAACCAAGCTCTGCTTTTGCTattcacattttgttttgctatgAGGGCTTACTTCCATCCAGAGAAAATTTTGCACCTAATCATTTCGTTCCAATTATTTTTAAGCAGATACATAAACGCAAGTCAGGTTCAGCTGCGGACACAAAAGTTTTATCTCCTCCTGTGAAAAGGCAAACAAGGTTTTTTCCGGATGCACAGGCAACAGGGAAATTATCTCTTGTAAAACCTGtgattaaataa
- the LOC130622083 gene encoding stabilizer of axonemal microtubules 2-like, producing MAKFEWDKETIELLREKGLRCICQLCDCGRPHRHPYCRKQYPNVTYSFQQNRNNNMETSYQSRFNDFHNIDPPKSMKPVEKQRDPNPPPMDFRTENKMAFKPHNATGKEKPCKLEAELAKLNAGNFDGNTVYNETYIGHQPVHVNPLRPKTVFKPEKGHFATETEYSKGYQKKIKIPQQSFREKPASTYGLLYPDPKPTAKNSVKNSIHDGRTGPRAELCAVKESNVHLGLDDDFNHITTNSLQFQKYDNIGKLKSMKPTQPIKPRTKFTAISQSKVDYGYDENDALKARAEKCQEYPSLLRLSMDEPADFRTVNRTSYNSWKPEDFNSVVTKASNTYVPPTEQFDGISQTKADFKSYGIKPRVGMLRPIEARKSSGKMVDKSSYTLQYPHHGNVERKIYGDQHEDNLYLPPKSAKFDDATVMRSDFTKRSAEKQKAFKPEYTLQNYGGEFSTETEYRKKYQKKEFEPCAFSKFLAEVEARRDARLNRTVGSGVCS from the exons ATGGCGAAATTTGAATGGGACAAAGAAACCATAGAGCTACTTCGTGAAAAAGGACTGAGATGCATTTGTCAATTATGTGATTGTGG ACGACCGCACCGTCATCCATATTGTCGAAAACAATATCCAAACGTCACCTACAGTTTCCaacaaaatagaaataacaACATGGAAACAAGTTATCAATCTCGTTTCAATGATTTTCACAACATTGATCCGCCTAAATCAATGAAACCCGTAGAAAAACAAAGAGACCCAAATCCACCGCCTATGGACTTTAGAACCGAAAATAAAatggcgtttaaaccacataaTGCTACTGGAAAAGAAAAGCCATGCAAG CTCGAAGCAGAACTGGCAAAGTTAAACGCAGGAAACTTCGATGGAAATACAGTGTATAACGAAACATATATCGGACATCAACCTGTTCATGTCAATCCTCTACGACCAAAAACCGTATTTAAGCCGGAAAAGGGTCATTTTGCTACAGAAACGGAGTATTCAAAAGGTTAtcagaagaaaattaaaataccaCAGCAAAGTTTTCGAGAAAAACCTGCCAGTACGTACGGTCTGCTATATCCCGATCCAAAACCTACAGCCAAAAATTCAGTGAAGAATTCCATTCATGACGGACGTACCGGACCAAGAGCAGAATTATGTGCAGTGAAGGAGAGTAATGTCCACCTTGGTTTAGACGATGACTTTAATCATATTACAACCAATAGCCTTCAGTTCCAAAAATACGACAATATAGGAAAGCTGAAGTCAATGAAACCAACACAGCCGATCAAACCGCGTACTAAGTTTACCGCCATTTCGCAAAGCAAAGTGGATTATGGTTATGATGAAAATGATGCCTTAAAAGCTCGCGCCGAAAAATGTCAGGAGTATCCAAGTTTGCTTAGATTAAGCATGGATGAACCGGCTGATTTTAGAACTGTAAATCGTACAAGCTATAACTCGTGGAAACCCGAGGATTTTAACAGTGTTGTAACAAAAGCTTCAAATACCTACGTGCCGCCAACAGAACAATTCGATGGAATATCTCAAACCAAAGCAGATTTTAAATCATACGGTATTAAACCTCGCGTTGGCATGTTACGTCCGATAGAGGCTAGAAAATCGAGCGGCAAAATGGTTGACAAATCTTCGTACACACTACAGTACCCACATCATGGTAACgtagaaagaaaaatatatggtGATCAGCATGAAGATAACTTATATTTGCCGCCAAAAAGTGCAAAATTTGATGACGCCACTGTCATGCGCAGTGACTTTACTAAGAGAAGTGCTGAAAAACAGAAAGCATTTAAGCCGGAATATACATTACAAAACTATGGAGGAGAGTTTTCAACTGAAACTGAATACAGAAAGAAGTACcagaaaaaagaatttgaacCTTGCGCTTTTTCGAAGTTTTTAGCAGAAGTTGAAGCAAGAAGAGACGCTAGGTTAAATCGAACAGTTGGAAGTGGTGTTTGTTCATAG